Proteins encoded together in one Penaeus vannamei isolate JL-2024 chromosome 11, ASM4276789v1, whole genome shotgun sequence window:
- the LOC113801932 gene encoding uncharacterized protein isoform X2 (The sequence of the model RefSeq protein was modified relative to this genomic sequence to represent the inferred CDS: added 42 bases not found in genome assembly): MRCITASFLKKMGVPSCLLVLMVASLPSWGLHLDHPASAPDERARSERAAQSPPTVTSLRPPDRSGHGHGVGISVRSDSGSDTGPPVVASRSPYSTWQAKDTSGHVSRVGTGGGHEPLAPVATATSGSRAPVADASSATGRRSLPDPQLVEPATFGDAGAPGSRAPSPSSPWSRYDVGRDEGGWARGGGHPARTVGGAREAEAGASEGAWDTQARRLPSPSEGRPDTFGHRISEDLSHLDTEYSPRKSNRRWSSQVPSLHFSSASSGGAHGSFPQRPYDEQNSRWHNSRAGSASGNERSSTRFRNWDREERPSTSPRPSYVDYNAHEYPPRGSYNYPSRARDPVSHGDPYSNPASRGEPALLTIQQIKQMINISSHDEFFELLKKRGIGFSQLLEYMNRGANEDEVLQLLGYQRTTTTTDPPEARPPQTRLEDEHGGDAFDSQADSSLYFGEGAHRASQGSPFRGGAHLARDEVIDGDEVSSAEERRRNRKERKRKGKKNRRRKGKGGRRQRLPDLVYTTDILPVDGAQGSTTAAEAEFKPPSSGTPNVGSNIDVSTTTQQPDDARPSTPAASAVLPGPSPNRPPVLSNSPPQPGSSTQPTFPEEAPAASSFPDVPDEASATQTHTLLTMTEFFPEPFGVVASATAPDVALPLPTSGQDAPTTTAKPPLKKSDPALTPRSSSSTLPSAPGDPFADDVTFPPGIRPSEVSIHSITVMKVPEGDETVPEVLAPASRRPNHRRPIVKAHFPPERNISRFTTTNLEEPEFEIGSRSILVQNIPKEEYQFPIKGLLIISGVLGAMAVFTLVILISYCIIKCSKPPAINNYRVTEQKPVAQ; the protein is encoded by the exons ATGAGGTGCATAACGGCGAGTTTTCTGAAGAAGATGGGGGTCCCGTCATGTCTCCTGGTGCTTATGGTCGCGAGTCTGCCTTCCTGGGGCCTGCATTTGGACCATCCTGCCTCC gcaCCGGACGAGCGCGCAAGATCGGAGCGCGCGGCACAGAGTCCGCCCACTGTGACGTCACTCAGGCCTCCAGACAG GAGCGGGCACGGGCACGGCGTGGGCATCTCTGTGAGGAGCGACAGCGGCAGCGACACCGGGCCGCCCGTGGTGGCCAGCCGCTCGCCCTACAGCACGTGGCAGGCCAAGGACACGTCGGGCCACGTCTCCCGGGTCGGCACCGGCGGCGGCCACGAGCCGCTGGCGCCCGTGGCCACCGCcacctcgggctcaagggcgccCGTGGCCGACGCGTCCAGCGCCACGGGGCGGCGCTCGCTGCCCGACCCCCAGCTCGTCGAGCCGGCGACCTTCGGCGACGCCGGCGCCCCGGGCTCGAGGGCGCCGTCGCCGTCGTCGCCGTGGAGTCGCTACGACGTGGGCCGCGACGAGGGCGGCTGGGCGAGGGGCGGCGGCCACCCCGCGAGGACCGTGGGCGGCGCGCGGGAGGCTGAGGCGGGCGCGTCCGAGGGCGCGTGGGACACCCAAGCCCGACGGCTGCCGAGCCCCTCCGAGGGCCGCCCCGACACCTTCGGCCACAGGATCAGCGAGGACCTGTCGCACCTGGACACGGA GTACTCTCCGCGGAAGAGCAACAGGCGCTGGTCGAGTCAGGTTCCTTCCCTGCACTTCTCGTCGGCGTCGAGCGGCGGCGCGCACGGCAGCTTCCCCCAGCGGCCCTACGACGAGCAGAACAGCCGCTGGCACAACAGCCGCGCCGGCAGCGCCAGCGGCAACGAGAGGTCCTCCACCAGGTTCCGCAACTGGGACCGGGAGGAGCGGCCGAGCACCTCGCCGCGCCCGAGCTACGTCGACTACAACGCCCACGAATACCCTCCGCGCGGGTCCTACAACTACCCGTCGAGAGCGCGCGACCCGGTGAGCCACGGCGACCCGTACAGCAACCCGGCTTCCAGGGGCGAGCCCGCTCTGCTCACCATCCAGCAGATTAAGCAGATGATAAACATATCATCGCATGACGAGTTCTTTGAGCTgctgaagaagagagggatcGGCTTCAGCCAGCTCCTCGAATACATGAATCGCGGCGCCAACGAGGATGAGGTCCTGCAGCTCCTCGGATACCAGAGGACCACAACGACGACAGATCCTCCGGAGGCTCGTCCGCCACAGACGCGACTGGAGGACGAGCACGGAGGCGATGCCTTCGACTCGCAGGCCGACTCGTCGTTGTACTTCGGCGAGGGTGCTCACAGGGCGTCCCAGGGAAGCCCCTTCAGGGGAGGCGCTCATTTGGCCAGGGACGAAGTGATAGACGGCGACGAGGTCAGCAGTgccgaagagaggaggaggaacaggaaagagaggaagaggaagggaaagaagaacaggagaagaaagggaaaaggagggcgtAGACAGCGGCTTCCGGACCTTGTGTACACGACAGACATCTTGCCTGTGGACGGCGCCCAGGGCTCCACGACGGCAGCCGAGGCGGAATTCAAGCCCCCGTCCTCAGGAACACCAAACGTCGGCTCAAACATCGATGTATCCACGACGACACAGCAGCCGGATGACGCCCGTCCTTCCACGCCAGCAGCCTCGGCGGTGTTGCCAGGCCCGAGCCCCAACCGGCCGCCCGTGCTGTCCAACTCGCCCCCGCAGCCGGGCTCCTCAACGCAGCCAACCTTCCCGGAAGAAGCCCCGGCGGCCAGCTCCTTCCCTGACGTCCCTGATGAAGCCAGCGCGACGCAGACCCACACCCTGCTGACGATGACGGAATTCTTCCCCGAGCCCTTCGGCGTCGTCGCATCAGCCACCGCCCCGGACGTCGCCCTCCCGCTGCCTACCTCAGGGCAAGACGCGCCCACGACCACCGCCAAGCCTCCCCTCAAGAAATCCGACCCCGCACTGACGCCGCGGTCCTCCTCCAGCACGCTTCCCTCTGCGCCCGGAGACCCCTTCGCCGACGACGTGACCTTCCCGCCGGGCATCAGACCCTCCGAGGTCTCCATCCACTCCATCACGGTCATGAAGGTTCCGGAAGGTGACGAGACCGTCCCCGAGGTGCTCGCGCCCGCCAGCAGGAGGCCGAACCACCGAAGGCCCATCGTCAAGGCGCACTTCCCTCCCGAGCGCAACATCTCCCgcttcaccaccaccaacctcgAGGAACCCGAGTTCGAGATCGGAAGCCGGTCCATTTTGGTGCAGAATATACCCAAGGAGGAGTACCAGTTTCCGATCAAGGGCCTCCTGATCATCAGCGGCGTCCTGGGAGCCATGGCCGTCTTCACCTTGGTCATTCTGATCTCGTACTGCATCATCAAGTGTTCGAAACCTCCAGCCATT
- the LOC113801932 gene encoding uncharacterized protein isoform X1 (The sequence of the model RefSeq protein was modified relative to this genomic sequence to represent the inferred CDS: added 42 bases not found in genome assembly) codes for MRCITASFLKKMGVPSCLLVLMVASLPSWGLHLDHPASAPDERARSERAAQSPPTVTSLRPPDSCDCRSGHGHGVGISVRSDSGSDTGPPVVASRSPYSTWQAKDTSGHVSRVGTGGGHEPLAPVATATSGSRAPVADASSATGRRSLPDPQLVEPATFGDAGAPGSRAPSPSSPWSRYDVGRDEGGWARGGGHPARTVGGAREAEAGASEGAWDTQARRLPSPSEGRPDTFGHRISEDLSHLDTEYSPRKSNRRWSSQVPSLHFSSASSGGAHGSFPQRPYDEQNSRWHNSRAGSASGNERSSTRFRNWDREERPSTSPRPSYVDYNAHEYPPRGSYNYPSRARDPVSHGDPYSNPASRGEPALLTIQQIKQMINISSHDEFFELLKKRGIGFSQLLEYMNRGANEDEVLQLLGYQRTTTTTDPPEARPPQTRLEDEHGGDAFDSQADSSLYFGEGAHRASQGSPFRGGAHLARDEVIDGDEVSSAEERRRNRKERKRKGKKNRRRKGKGGRRQRLPDLVYTTDILPVDGAQGSTTAAEAEFKPPSSGTPNVGSNIDVSTTTQQPDDARPSTPAASAVLPGPSPNRPPVLSNSPPQPGSSTQPTFPEEAPAASSFPDVPDEASATQTHTLLTMTEFFPEPFGVVASATAPDVALPLPTSGQDAPTTTAKPPLKKSDPALTPRSSSSTLPSAPGDPFADDVTFPPGIRPSEVSIHSITVMKVPEGDETVPEVLAPASRRPNHRRPIVKAHFPPERNISRFTTTNLEEPEFEIGSRSILVQNIPKEEYQFPIKGLLIISGVLGAMAVFTLVILISYCIIKCSKPPAINNYRVTEQKPVAQ; via the exons ATGAGGTGCATAACGGCGAGTTTTCTGAAGAAGATGGGGGTCCCGTCATGTCTCCTGGTGCTTATGGTCGCGAGTCTGCCTTCCTGGGGCCTGCATTTGGACCATCCTGCCTCC gcaCCGGACGAGCGCGCAAGATCGGAGCGCGCGGCACAGAGTCCGCCCACTGTGACGTCACTCAGGCCTCCAGACAG TTGTGATTGCAGGAGCGGGCACGGGCACGGCGTGGGCATCTCTGTGAGGAGCGACAGCGGCAGCGACACCGGGCCGCCCGTGGTGGCCAGCCGCTCGCCCTACAGCACGTGGCAGGCCAAGGACACGTCGGGCCACGTCTCCCGGGTCGGCACCGGCGGCGGCCACGAGCCGCTGGCGCCCGTGGCCACCGCcacctcgggctcaagggcgccCGTGGCCGACGCGTCCAGCGCCACGGGGCGGCGCTCGCTGCCCGACCCCCAGCTCGTCGAGCCGGCGACCTTCGGCGACGCCGGCGCCCCGGGCTCGAGGGCGCCGTCGCCGTCGTCGCCGTGGAGTCGCTACGACGTGGGCCGCGACGAGGGCGGCTGGGCGAGGGGCGGCGGCCACCCCGCGAGGACCGTGGGCGGCGCGCGGGAGGCTGAGGCGGGCGCGTCCGAGGGCGCGTGGGACACCCAAGCCCGACGGCTGCCGAGCCCCTCCGAGGGCCGCCCCGACACCTTCGGCCACAGGATCAGCGAGGACCTGTCGCACCTGGACACGGA GTACTCTCCGCGGAAGAGCAACAGGCGCTGGTCGAGTCAGGTTCCTTCCCTGCACTTCTCGTCGGCGTCGAGCGGCGGCGCGCACGGCAGCTTCCCCCAGCGGCCCTACGACGAGCAGAACAGCCGCTGGCACAACAGCCGCGCCGGCAGCGCCAGCGGCAACGAGAGGTCCTCCACCAGGTTCCGCAACTGGGACCGGGAGGAGCGGCCGAGCACCTCGCCGCGCCCGAGCTACGTCGACTACAACGCCCACGAATACCCTCCGCGCGGGTCCTACAACTACCCGTCGAGAGCGCGCGACCCGGTGAGCCACGGCGACCCGTACAGCAACCCGGCTTCCAGGGGCGAGCCCGCTCTGCTCACCATCCAGCAGATTAAGCAGATGATAAACATATCATCGCATGACGAGTTCTTTGAGCTgctgaagaagagagggatcGGCTTCAGCCAGCTCCTCGAATACATGAATCGCGGCGCCAACGAGGATGAGGTCCTGCAGCTCCTCGGATACCAGAGGACCACAACGACGACAGATCCTCCGGAGGCTCGTCCGCCACAGACGCGACTGGAGGACGAGCACGGAGGCGATGCCTTCGACTCGCAGGCCGACTCGTCGTTGTACTTCGGCGAGGGTGCTCACAGGGCGTCCCAGGGAAGCCCCTTCAGGGGAGGCGCTCATTTGGCCAGGGACGAAGTGATAGACGGCGACGAGGTCAGCAGTgccgaagagaggaggaggaacaggaaagagaggaagaggaagggaaagaagaacaggagaagaaagggaaaaggagggcgtAGACAGCGGCTTCCGGACCTTGTGTACACGACAGACATCTTGCCTGTGGACGGCGCCCAGGGCTCCACGACGGCAGCCGAGGCGGAATTCAAGCCCCCGTCCTCAGGAACACCAAACGTCGGCTCAAACATCGATGTATCCACGACGACACAGCAGCCGGATGACGCCCGTCCTTCCACGCCAGCAGCCTCGGCGGTGTTGCCAGGCCCGAGCCCCAACCGGCCGCCCGTGCTGTCCAACTCGCCCCCGCAGCCGGGCTCCTCAACGCAGCCAACCTTCCCGGAAGAAGCCCCGGCGGCCAGCTCCTTCCCTGACGTCCCTGATGAAGCCAGCGCGACGCAGACCCACACCCTGCTGACGATGACGGAATTCTTCCCCGAGCCCTTCGGCGTCGTCGCATCAGCCACCGCCCCGGACGTCGCCCTCCCGCTGCCTACCTCAGGGCAAGACGCGCCCACGACCACCGCCAAGCCTCCCCTCAAGAAATCCGACCCCGCACTGACGCCGCGGTCCTCCTCCAGCACGCTTCCCTCTGCGCCCGGAGACCCCTTCGCCGACGACGTGACCTTCCCGCCGGGCATCAGACCCTCCGAGGTCTCCATCCACTCCATCACGGTCATGAAGGTTCCGGAAGGTGACGAGACCGTCCCCGAGGTGCTCGCGCCCGCCAGCAGGAGGCCGAACCACCGAAGGCCCATCGTCAAGGCGCACTTCCCTCCCGAGCGCAACATCTCCCgcttcaccaccaccaacctcgAGGAACCCGAGTTCGAGATCGGAAGCCGGTCCATTTTGGTGCAGAATATACCCAAGGAGGAGTACCAGTTTCCGATCAAGGGCCTCCTGATCATCAGCGGCGTCCTGGGAGCCATGGCCGTCTTCACCTTGGTCATTCTGATCTCGTACTGCATCATCAAGTGTTCGAAACCTCCAGCCATT